tgccTCCACAGTAAAGGGATTCATACATCTGAAAGGCTTGAAAAAGAGCAATAGTATTTTCGGAATCCTTGCGATGTAATCGGACGCAAGTTTAAAGTTGTTAAAAATGTGCATTATGCTTTCCagaaatattatttccaaCATCCcgaattcgattgaaattcgacgaaatttaaacgaattttaacattgaaattgaaaaggtATGATTACCAACGTTGGGaattcgattaaaatttcTCCATGTTCAGTgatatcgatgaaaatttgacgcCTGGCTGATCGAGGAGAGCGAAATGTAGAGCGACTGTTGTTATTCATTGTGACACTTGTCGTCTTTCTTCCCTCTGTAAACCTCATGCGAATAAGGAGGTTAGCATAGGATGAACTCTCACGACCCTATTaccgttcttttttttcaaacgactcCGCTAAGCATTTCGTATTTATTTGAATGCGCACAATACCATTAGCAAGGCTTTGCCAAGGTCCTCATGAGCCTCGTGTGTGGCCACCGGTGGGTACGTACCCTTAAAAAACTTCAACGACGTCGTCATATCGTCACTGCGATTCGAACGACCCCCCTTTTTTCCTCTGTACGATAACTGTACTATGGTACAATATTCCTATACGTACGAATGTtgaaagtgaaagaaaaaaatgaaacctcTCGACACACTCGGGGATGCAGTCAAATAAATATGCATGCGTATGTACATGCACAGCTTACCGAACCTCAAATGGCACTgtatttttccttctttttctcgtttgttTTCCCCACTTACCCTCCCACTCGAAAACCCTACTTTTTCCTCCCGTTTTTTCGTTCCACCACTTCCGGCtcgtacgagaaaaaaaatccctccCAGGAATACGTTTGAAAAGGGGGAGTATTGAGCCCGTTCATCCATAGGATCCGACGACAACTTGCTGCATCTAGGGAATTGGCATAAACCGAGAGTGGAAATGACAGAAACTTCTTTCGAAAAGAACTTTCGACAAGAATAGCTGCTGACTGGAAGCCTCAAAACACGGGCAAAAATGATAAACAGCTTGAGATTCTCCGTAGTATTTCTAGGACAAAATGACATGTGCAGCACAAAATAGCAAAAGCGTGAATACGCGAAATGCTTAGCGGTTTTGAGAACGTTCGAGGAGTCCGCATTTGTTGCATAATCCTCTTTACGGACAAGAGCCGAGAGTCTTTGCCAAGCCGGGTTTGTACGTGGCCACAGGTACTACAGGAagatatgtatacaaatatGGGTTAGAGAAGAAGACGGTAATGTCGCGAAAGGATTCTCCTGCCTGTGCTAACCTCGGGAGTTCGAAGCCTCGCCAAAGGGACCGCAGAATCTCTGTGCCTCGTAAACCCTTATCCCGCCCCTACTTTGCCAGCTTTCTGCTCTCCACACTCCTTTCTGTGAGCCAGAACGTTCGCCAAAACTTTGTTACATTTTTGGTCAAGAGTGTCGTCGCTGCGAGCTAAACCAGTCCACGAATGTCGTCGAGAAAACTAAAGTGAATCAAAGCGATGGATGTATTCGAATACATTTGAATCCGTTTGAGATATTCCAGATCAAATTGACGAATCCTTGACTTCTGCCCTTCGAGTTCCCATGAAAAAATCTCTCAACAAAGGTGcactgaaaaattgagaaaaaaaggtatTTTTACATTCAATCAAACAGatcatttgatgaaaatttattgatttatcATTCTCCAACGACTGACAGAACACGAATGATACAAACATAATAAACGAGTCGAGCAATTCGTTAATGACGAATTAGTGTGTTTGACGAATATCAATGCACGATGATATACTCCTGTTAATAATTGCACAGTGAATGTGATTTATAAGGGGGAGCAGAAAGAATGAGCGTTCACAGAACGAAGCGAGTCTGTTCGAAAGTGCTTTGGCGACCAAGACCGGCCCAAAtttgtatttcattcactgacgaataaacaaacggttgaaaatactttttcccTTTGCTCGAAACGTTTTAACGGgttaaaggaagaaaaaaataaacagagAGATATGctgagtaaaaaaatgataattagaGCTCGACGGACAAGAAAGAAAACTCGGCGGGTCAAACGACTGCGTTTTCTCTGATTTCTATGctcgtatacatatatttatgtctatatttatttatgaaaatatacatCTATACATGAGTGAGTGCACATTGCACTCACGGATGTCTTACGAACCGAATTATTCGTATTGCGTACTCGACTCAACcacatttatttatatgtattttatttttttgtttccgcaCTCCCTCTCGAAAATCCAACGAGACAGCACACCCCAcaatgtttatatattttcgactCGAGAACGCAGCTCCAAACGTACCGGGGTAACAAAGGTGCCGACGGCGAATTAAGAACGATATTTTAACGCTCGACTTAATTGCATTAAATTAtacgagagagcgagcgagaggagTATATCAAGAGTCGCCTCTCGCTTCTTTCTCCCGTTTTCTCCGTTCTCGAGGCAAAAAGAAtcaagagaaaaatatgaaaaaacaatgCGCGAGCGAAAGCAAAGAAACGTACGAGAGCACCTTCTCGTTCAACGAggcagatatttttttttctcgaatacttttttttttctcgtagcCTTTTTCTTTTGCATTCACTGATTTAACTTCACGAGAAACAATCGTCGTGATATATTCATTTTCCTCCCTCCGAGATACTGATTTATCAAAAGTTTACGTTTTTAGTCGAATCACAATATTTTCGACGTACGGATGTCACACTCTTCTTTCAACCTCACTCCTGAAACGCTCTTTCACTCTTAACGCTCAAGTGGACGAGCTTTTTGTGATTCTCTAACGAGAGCGGACCCTTGAAGTACTTGTCACAAATCGAGCAGTAATAACGATGTCTGTTCTCGTGACACTTAATGTGCTTTTTGAACAAATCTTTACGAGCGAAAGTTCGGTCGCACGAGGTGCACGGAAATTTGTCGGGGTTCGTGTGAAAGGTATTGTGACGCGTAAGATTGTCCAGCCGCGAATAATTTTTAGTGCAAATGTCGCACGTGAATTTACTTCTCTCGGAGTGACACCGCTGGTGATAGCGGAGATAACGTTTTTGAGCGAAAGTCTTGCCGCAGGCGCAACAAGCCACTTGATTCGACTCGTCCTTCCGCACGTTCGAGTGCTCCGTCAGCTCTTCCTCGgtggagaattttttcttgCAAAACGAACACGCGTAGTTCGAGGCTTGTTTATTGTTGCGCAAATTCTCGAGGAACGACGAGTCCGTCAACATCTTGTAGAGAAACGTCGTTTTCATATCGTTCTGTGGCTTCGCCGATTCCATTTTCGACTCACGATTCTTTGTCGATAAATCCATCGCCTCGAGCTGAGCCTCGCTCGATGTGCTCAGCAAATCCGTCATTATACTGAAACACGGAGCGTAGTGCTCGTGCTTGCAACGCGAACGCGTTGGCATCGCCAGGTCCAGAGCTTCGTCGATTCCTGGACCAGAGTCCTGATGAACCTGCAAttgtcaaacatttttcatggttttgaaaCTCGAAAATGCGGTCAACGAACAATCTACTTTATCCTGCTCACATTGTATTTCttaatcattgattttttctcgtaaTTGAGTTTCGATAGTAACGAACGATCTGTCAAAGGCTTTCGAGAGTCAGTATTTAGAAATTTATCCAAACAAACTAAACTTAAAAATTAACATAgaatcaaaaattcattctagtcgtattttccaaaaaatctaCACAACAAGCTAAATTCAAAGTtaccgaacgaaaaaaaggaagaaacaaACTTTTCGAGCCAATTTCTAAATGGCAAATCGACTTTGCacatccaataaaaaaaacacgtaaaaagtaatttttcaatcacgatttttttattagtttctATCTCGTGAAAAGTTTTCAGGAGAGATTGAGCTCAAAAGGAAGTTGAGAGTATTCTTTACGTTTTGTTTCATGCTGTCAATACGTTACACAAAAAAGGTTCTGCACCGACTgcacgaaaaatttgaacacAAAATCGTGGCAAAGTTTGTTTTTATGGACAATgatttgtttatatttttcgacgaaacttttcgcTCGCTTGAtcagtaataaaaattggagGTGAACTTACTTGTTGATTAACGAGGACCGACTCCATGGTAATTTCCAGATCACCGTTGACGAATCTGAGGCAGGGTTCACTTCTTGATATTTTAGTATCGTATTTGGAGTTTTTTggagttttttcaacgttgtTCATGTCCACCTGATGCTGTCTCGGTGGATTCTTAACTCGCATATTAATACGAAGCACTTTTAACGAGACGAAAGACACTTAGGGCGAGGGAATGAAATGGAAAACGGTGACTAGAAACGCGTGTGCGTGACCAGTTCGTACGAAAGATAATTCGAACTGAAAATCCCAACGCCTGTGAAAAGTCGCTTTCTTCCTTATCGTTTATGTTTCTCATTCTATCCTCTTTCTTTTGCTTTCCCGTTGGAGTAAACAGGCTCGGTGAGGTACGATTTACCAAGAATTTCGAACGACATTATATTGAAAGGTCATTCGTACTGGACGGACAGCGGAAAATTTGGCGACGTTGTTCAAGGAACATTAAAACTGGAGCAGTTTGCAAACACTCGTGGACGATCGTCGACCCGATTACCGATACCGAGAATTCCAAATTCTCCTAACCTTCGACGCTCATTCAATCTATACATCGATAAATTAGGAATGTACGCGTGTATCTtttgaatttcatttgaatgaattttcgatcCGATTACAAATATAACAAGAAGGATTTTTCCGACCTCGAATTCCTCTAGGATTTATAGCCCATTTGAAGATTCAAATGATTCGATCATGAGAGCAATCGAAAGGTAATATTTGTTAAACTAACGAACGAAAGATGACAGGCCACGTTACAgaaatgtatcgattcgatAGCACgtcgattaaaaaattacgaatacACTTTCGTTGAGACGATAACCAACGATCAGCAAACAATTTTTACTGCAATAATACTGCAAACTGAGAAGAAAATATTCTTTAAATATTACAATGTTTTGTTGCacgtattgaaaaatgattttacgaAAACcacaggaaaaaaacgaaaatttctaaGTATCGAAATAACCTTTTGTGGCGATGGAGCAATTTTACTTTTGAAACgcgtcaatgaaaaatttaataaaaaaatctagTTCGAAAAATTCTGTAGTCATTGGCTCGATGGCGGTTTGAAATTCTGATTGTTTTGATTGCTAACTCAGCAATGTGAATGTAAGTTTGAAGGCTGCGAAGGGCTCAAAGCTGAGATAAATGGAATTGTGGATGGCAGGGAGGAAGGAGCGTATAGGAGCAGAGGAATGAATactcttaaaaaaattctattgtcAGAAGAATGTTTGGGAAGATGTTTCGGAGTGGCCTCTTCGCGACTTTGTCGTTAATGGAACATAAGGAAAGAGCGGTGAGGGGTTGAGAAAGGGTGATCTACAGGAAATAAGGGCGGGGTGAGTCGGAGGTTAAACGAGGGTGaacgagaattttttaattgtagtCCACCTGGTATAACCCGAGCACCGGTCGTCGGTATTGTCATACCGGGCGGCgcgcttttctttatttccccAGTGGCTGGATGACGTTATACATTTCTTCTCTGCTCctcgttctgtatttttttctttaatttcatttCTCCCCCCTCCAACGGCGACTTCTTCGAACGATATTCTTTCTTGcgtccttttttcatttctttttcgtatatttcttttttttcaactacggCAATGCCTCCGTCTTCTTATTAGCAAAGCTAATTGGAAATACAAATGGTTATTCACGGTGAGGGAATGGCTGGCCAAGGTTTTGCGAGAGAAGAGAATcgagcgagaaaaaggaaactgAGAGAAGGAGCCCGCGACAGTATTTCGCGAAAggagaagggagagagagagagagaggaagggaggCAGTGAGGGAGAAAGATTCAGTGTCTCCTGGAGGCAGAGGAAGGGAACATACTTCTTCGTATTAAGCTTGTATTTGCCCCGGATAATTAGGACTTTTTTCTCGGCCAATTTGgatgaataattgatttcaTTCGTTCCGACGTACCTCTCGTGCACCAACCCTCAAACCAGCTTTATACATGTGGCTTCTTTCAGACTAAATCGACAGATTCATAACCCGGCCCCCTCTTGGATTTCATGTGCTCAACTTCACTTGACGTTGAACAATCATTAAATTATAGGAAATTCTTTGATCCGATGGGGAACTTGGCAGTTATTTGGAGTCCTGATGAAAAAACACGGTCGAAATGCATTGCTAAATATCGAAGGTGCTTACGCGATTCGTTTGGTTATATTGACGAAATGTGCAGGCAAAAACGGATTCAAAGCATTCGGCGGCACTGCGGAGAGATTGCCAGAAACGGAGATAAACGATCACACAAGCGTCCATGGGGGTTAAGAAACCCCATGTAAATAAACGAACCTGAGAGCTTTTATCCGTTGAATCTTTTGTGAATGGCAATCGccccgaaaaaaatgagaaacttTGGCATTAAATATTCAGGAGGTAAGCAGCTCTCTCATCTCGCCAGGAAAAATTCCTCTTAGCGACTAGCAGGTCAgagaaatgatttgaaaaattgcgtGGGGTGTGAAAACGCTGTGTGTTTAGTCGCGAACGTTTGCGAGCTATAATCGTCCTCGAGAAGAAGAAATTCGAGTTCGTTTAAATTGGATCTTGAGACGAAAATTAccgagtttcttttccctgAAATCGACTTGATTCTGAATGAAATTCGTACGGGAAAACCtttcgaatatgaaaaaataaaagcatcagttggtttttcaatattgaaagaaaaacaagcgCTGAAGCTTTCATTACAATCGATAAAACATCGCGTAAGGCACTGTCCTCTCTTTCcatcatcaattttattcgcCCTCGATATTTCACCGAACGAATATGCAAGGAAAAAGCGAGCAGCGAGTTTCCTCAAAAAATATGACTTTAATAAAGAAGAACGTGTGATGTACAACGCTCGCTAACTTTATGACTCTCGGAGTTCTCTCGTTCGGCCCGATAGgggtgtatgaaaaaaaagtttttcgaatcAGGAGATTTCGATGTGAGCCCAGGGTACCGTGCTATCGGTATTTCAACGATCACCTTGGGATTTTCATGCATATACAAACTCGTGTCCATAGATTCTATAATATGAGAAGTCTGACAAGAAAAATCTCATCCACGTGTACTGGGaccataaaaatcgatccgcCGAGAAACTCTGCTTAATAAATAGATGCAGATGCATCACTTGGAAGAAAACAGCTACGAAAAATCGAAGTTTCTGAAGTTTGTAAAGCTGTAAGAGAAAattattccaataaaaaaaaaaccactgacattgcatttatttttcaacagccTGGCAAACTGACCCAACGTTTTTCGAAGTTTCGTACAATTCGTTCCGTTGGATGATCGTCCatcgaaaatgaagaaaatatctCGAAGCTACACTTTCACCAGGAttttaaaatcaaaacaaGTTTTTCTTCAGAAATCTCGTTTAAGGTGAAAATATCGATGTTCGTTCTAATAATTTACTAAAAATTCAATGCCCATTGTTTTCCCAATATCATAATTTAATATTAGctatgaataataattattctGGCACCCATAAAAATATCTGTCGACCGCTTTCGTGAGtttcattaataattttatagaATCTGTAAATTTCGAGGTCATTTCACAAAAGGCAATCCTCTGGATTGCCCTTCGAGATATTGGATTAACAaaacgaatgtttgaagtgctTCAGTAAAGCTAGAAACAAATGTAAATGCTCGTACAGATCTTTGGATTTGTATATTTACATGAAATCTGCTGCGTATAATAGATTCGgctacataaatatatatgggTGGATATGGAAGTCTGTAAATCCTTTGAGACTCGTATGGAAATCGATGACGCCCCGTGGGCTCGAAGTACAACTTCTCACGGGTGAATTCTCGGCTGGCCCGAGATGCCCGTAACTTATCCAGATAAGGGGTTGTAAAACGATGCCATAGCTATCTGCCAATACGGTTAGTTTCCCTCGAGGAGCGgactttctctcgctctctctctctttctgtctcaGACTCACCCTTGCGTCTTTCCTCTTTCGCGATGCTTTTGCCTACTGCTATGAAATGCTGCCCTTTCTCACTCCGATATAGAAGCAATTCACCAGGAATTGATGCCATTTGAATATCGTCTCGGGTAAACTAGATACAGATACATCGGGCGCGACACGATACTCGCATTGCCTATTCCAATCTCTCGCGATCTCGTTTACTTTGGAGGTCTCTGAGCTCACGCAATACTGGATATTACGGGCGTTCTGATAGAGATCTCTGGCAGGAAATCGTTAAATTTGCCTATTGGCTTATAGCTCATGGAGACGACGAGGAGactatgaaatttttcgattctccgAGCTCTTCGGTGACTTTGGAGtcacatttttattctgtacTTTGACGAATGTTTTTCAAGCGTTTTTTAAACGCTGCGATCATTCAAAGGCCTTTAATCTTGGCTTGGAATCAAAGGTTTATGTAAAATCGATTAATTCTCAATGAATCATCCCTTAATGGATGCACAATAAAGACCCTGCGAAAGAATCTTTGCTCGTCGGCCCTCTatcattattttctcttctGAGTATTTCAGGATTCACAGTCGCTTTCTCACACTCTTTCAACGACTGAACAGCAGCCAGCAGAAGACGAGCATTTGCTCTCCTCCGTTCTCTCATCTTTCGGCTTTTGGCTCTCCTCCCACCCTTTGACTTTTCTTCCTATTGCCATCAAAACCCCCGGATGTATCACAAAATCTATGGCGTGGGAGAGGCTAGCAGCTGAGGGGATGCAGGATCGAGGGGTGAGGAGCTCGCTCACTCAATTCCAAGCTTGTGCAAGGGTGCACAACCTTACCCTAGCGTCACATTTCACTACAGACTAATAACTTCTGAATATTCATTTCGTGTTTCTCCTCCTTGTTCGCTTGCCGTTTCAGTAAGCAACTCTAATGCGACACTCACAACTAAAGAATCTCTCGTGTTGAAAgcatttcgaatatttcaagtttttctcaATTCGAACTCCTCTAAGCCCTTCGTTGATTTCTTCTTCATTCGTAATCTGGACTTTCGAATCCTCTTAATGTCTTCCAAGACACAAAATATCAATCGACAAATCGAAACTCGAATCGATTCGTCGTCAAAACGTGAGTCTCGAAACCACAATTCCTTTGCAATCACTCACTCTAAAATCATGCATTCTTATTATCGAGCAGAGTCCCAAATTCCACCGAAGGCAGTCGACATTCTTTTTTTGGTTCGAATGTAAAGATTCCACGGTTGGGATAAAGTGGAATTCCATAATCGCATCATTGGCCATGCAATTTccagtagcagcagcagcaactcACAAGTACAACTTCGTTTCGAATGTGTGAACGAGGCCTAAGGCACACACTTATTTCCTCGGGAGTTGCTTTCGACGTGAGAAAAACAGAGTAGCCATAGCCGGGGAAAAGGTGGGAGTGGCTAGAGGCGAGAAGGAAAAGAGCAGAAGAAGAGACGACTCGCGCGACAGGAAAGCGAATAAAGGAAGAA
The window above is part of the Venturia canescens isolate UGA chromosome 5, ASM1945775v1, whole genome shotgun sequence genome. Proteins encoded here:
- the LOC122410534 gene encoding zinc finger protein 22-like; this translates as MRVKNPPRQHQVDMNNVEKTPKNSKYDTKISRSEPCLRFVNGDLEITMESVLVNQQVHQDSGPGIDEALDLAMPTRSRCKHEHYAPCFSIMTDLLSTSSEAQLEAMDLSTKNRESKMESAKPQNDMKTTFLYKMLTDSSFLENLRNNKQASNYACSFCKKKFSTEEELTEHSNVRKDESNQVACCACGKTFAQKRYLRYHQRCHSERSKFTCDICTKNYSRLDNLTRHNTFHTNPDKFPCTSCDRTFARKDLFKKHIKCHENRHRYYCSICDKYFKGPLSLENHKKLVHLSVKSERAFQE